A window of Megachile rotundata isolate GNS110a chromosome 11, iyMegRotu1, whole genome shotgun sequence genomic DNA:
ttattagcgaaaaactattgttactaatacagtattcactccgtaaatgttacttttgccggtctcgattgtacatttacggtagaggtcctacattctttgtggtgtgccgaacgtagaaagagacagccatgcaaaagacaaagagggatagagtttcgagcgttcggcaaacatgaaggactcgtgcgtgttctgtcttaaatttaaaaattaaaattctttatttttggtttttcgtcaatgaaacttttaccatcgtatttgtctcgtttttctgattaaaatgacaccaaacacgatacgattacgatcgtaattacttatgtaacaagccataaaagtttgggatgtaacatttacggtagaggtgcgaattccttctaaaggcttgctatacaagtaattatgattttaattataccgtgtttggtaccattttaatcagaaaaacgagacgaatacgataatcaaagcttcattgatgaaactccaaaaataaagaattttgatttttgaatttaaaaggcagaagacgcacgagtgtttcatatttgccgaacgcgtcaatcttctgcttttctttcttttccattcgccgtcctcttttacgttaaaaactttaatcactcgttacacacacatatgttaacgtaattatatcatgtttggtgtcattttaatcaggaaatctagacaaatacaacggtaatagtttcatgaaaatagtaagaaataagaaagttacaatcttttcctttgcttgcattagtatgtgtctcaccgatattcgattctcgtcgtttcggcgaccgatcgtgtttcattctcgACTGATTTCGAGGAGGATCCctccagtagtggggatacaatttttaaccgacttcgaaaaaggaggatgttacttaattcgatcagtatattttttttttaacatttacggtagagatctttttaacatttacggagtgaatactgtatattgaattctacgtatgcctctgtgcctctggtggtgtatgaatcaacatgcagtcgccgattttcttgTCGACAACAAACACGTCTTCTTGTTGAcaacaaacacgtcttgtcggccgaaaatcagtatacatgtataataactattgttattgcaaaatcctattctttggtattgttatgtaagaaatgcacCGATCGCGATGAAACTTTTCGAATCTCGAAGATCTTTCCAAGATGATCTCATTTGTAACAGACATTTATGGGActcgttaattgttaataactacTGATATTGCAAAAGATTTATTCTTACCCTGCAAAAAATATGGCGACCGTGATTTTTCAAAGTTGTTCCTGTAAGTAGACTTCGTCAATTTCTTTATCAATTGGCCGCAAataaaagagaaggaaaaaaaacATACTTGGCTTGTTTCTTTACGTGTCAGTCGCTGGAAGCTGATTTGCAGTGTTTGTTTGCAAAAGCAAGCGTCGTAATCTTTCCATTTCTGCGAGTGCTCGCTCGTCATGAGGTTTAACTAGGATTTTGTTTGGCGCTAAATCAGATAAAACTAGACCATCTAGACTTTTAACACGACTAAGTGCAACGTAAATTTGACCTTTTGCAAAATTCCTTTTGCCAAGATCAATTACAGCTTTGTTTAATGTGGTCCCTTGTAATTTGTGCACCGTTACTGCCCAACTTAAAATAAGTGGTAACATTCTGCGCTCGACGTCCCCATAACCTTTTGTTGCCTGAAACGTTGCTGAAACTGGAGATATTGGAATGTAACCATCAATATCTTTGAACCTATTTCCAACAGATTCGTCGTCAAATTTTATAAGAACTGAATCCGGCAATTCTCCCTCTTCTAGTTGGTCTCTTCTAAGTGCCGGCCATATAAATTTCTTAACTATTCCCATTGCACCGTTTATCAAACCAtcagaaattgatatatttcgcCGCAGCATGATTCGCGATCCCTCGGCTAACGTTATTGTATGTAACAGTCCGCCACAGTTATTAACATTTGTAGGAATAACATTTTCTGGTGGCCTTTTTCCATATGTAGCTGCCTCACGGGACTCGTCTACTGCATCAATGATGTACATTCGATGTGATTGTGCTAATTTATCggtcatttttgtattatattcatcGACTAATTTTATGGTTGGGAATATTCTTACCGCTTCACCATCCTCAAACTCTCCGGTTAAGGGAACTCTTCTTCGTTcgcatagtatttgtagttgaaAGGTTGTCACTTCCCCAAACCGTAGGTTATTCAGTAAGTCGATAAACTCGACGTCATCCCTTTGTCGCATATTAATGGTGAGTTCGCAGAATGAAAATTGGtgccataaattaatttctgcgcTACACCAATGGGGCTGTATAAAACACCAGTGTCCTTTTACCGGGGGCAACTGCATGATATCGCCAAACAGAAGTACATTTACGCCACCAAACAGTTTATCATTCATTTTGAATTCTTGCAatcttaaatgaattattcgcAAATTCTCGTAAGATACCATTGATATCTCGTCAATAATCAACCACCTTATGTACCGCCACTTTCGTCTCTCTTGTTCGAGTCTTTGTCCAGTCAGTCGCCGATAGGTCATTGCAGTACCTTTTTCAATAGGCAACGAGAACAAGGAGTGCAGAGTTTTTCCGAATATTTGGCGGGCAGCGACGCCAGTCAAAGAAGCTACTTCAATGAACAATGGTTTTATCATCATATCAACTGTGGGATTATAGCAGCGTTTAATATGTTCaacaagtaattttaaaataaacgactTGCCACTACCAGCTCCTCCGgtaataaaaagtaacatttgttccgtatcttcatcatcattctttttaatatctttctcaATTACTGAGGAAActgatttcaataaacttttctGTTGAACGTTAAGACTTCGAATACTGTTAAGGAACACGTCTTCTGGCATTGCAAGTGTTTCTTGCTGTTGATCCTCATACAAATCAACTTGATCGCAATATACTGTTTCGTCGGCATGAATGCTGACTGGTTCTCTTAACTGTTCATTATTAGTTTCCCCTTCGCGTACAACGTTCAAAGCTACAGCCTGGGCCAGCGCTGCTTCAATAATTTGTTCTGCGTGAGTAAATTGTTCAACGGTTGCGTTTCCCAACATAGGTTTCAATTCGTGTCGCCGTCGAAGAAAACATTGTTCCGAAGATTCGTTTTCGGACATAAGTGTACTTTCATCACGAAATGGAATGTGACACACTATCAAGTTATAGAAATATCCTTCTCTATCACTGTTCAAGGTATAATATCGGTGGCGAAGTACAGCTGCTTTATTTCTTATTCGCATTCGAGTATTgtccttcaattttataaacctcGACCTCGATGTTTCTTCATCGTCATTTCTAAGTTCTGCGTCTCCATCCTCTTCTGTCCACATTCCACTTGAAACTGTTTCATATCGGACAGCAAATTCAGCTAAGCTCAAATTCTCTAGACTGTCCGGTCTCTTTGCGTAACGATCGAATatgttattgaaaaatgatgttTCATATCCTTCGAAACGCAAAATTCTGTATCTCTGCTCAGGCCGACAGCTGTTTATAAATACAGCTTTTCGCGAGCTCATTTTAAGAGGCAGATGGCATAATCGATAAGCACATTCTGCAGCACTGACCATTCGTTGGGACAGAATTGCCATAGATACCGAAAATAATTGATTCCAGACGGTACCGCCGCGGCGTTTCGCACGGGAAACGGCTTCTTTAATAACGTCTCCTGTATCCTGCGGCTCGCACTTACTTGCGTACTTAGCAATATAATATGCAACTGCTGTAACATTTCCGCATGGTTGAATATCCATGTTTGCTTCCCAAAGCTTTAAAAGAGTTGGATTGTAATTATTTACCATAACTTCATTTACGGTTCTCTTAAGTACACAGAAACGTCCATTGTTGGCAAGTGTGTCATCTGGACCCAAGCACATCGTTGTTTCACTTATCGGTCTAGGAAATCCGAAACGACAACAACGATTATTACGATCTTTGTAACATGTATCAGaatgtttatgaatttggacTCTTTGTACTATGTCGCTCATATCTTGGTTTTCTGCTTCCAATGAACAAGATACAACTTTCTCAATAACGTTGCGGCCTTCGTTGGTAAGGAAATCGGGTACATTTTCACACCAAATCAGCATGTGTAAATGTGGACTTCCCCTATTCTGAAATTCAATTCTATACCAAAAATCGATAACAACGCCACCTAAGCAATGAGAGTTTTTTAAATACTGCATCAACGCGTTTACTCGTACCGTAAATTGTCTTGCTATAACTACTGGATATTTCTGAACCAACTTTAGTCGATCCGCAAAagttaggttttcaaattcggTAATGGGACGACCATCGGATAAGAGTAACGCTTTCAACATATCTGGCCAGTTTAGATCATTGCAAGAGAAGGTAGCAAACCATGTGGGCGGTCCAAGACTTCGAACCATGGCGATTAATTCCGAGCAGCAACGTTTCCAGTATGATACCGATCCTCTTATATTTCTCATCGTGAGGTGCATATTATCTACTAATCGCTGTGGAGTATGTTCTCCTTGGCGCATTCTACATGATACTGAAACGCTAGCTTTTGCGCGATAATATTCAACAACAGATAATGCGAAGAACAAATAATCTGTTCGTTGAAATCGTTTGTCATTGCTCAGAATACGCGCTTGGAAGTAATCCAGTGGTGTTATTGAGATATCTCGGTGCTCTCCGAAACCATTTTTTCCATCTGGAAATAGAAAGAACCAACACAGTTCTTCCATTCTTCTTTCCCTCTCTAGGTTCAAAGGAGGCGCAGTTTTTCTATGTATATTCGCCAATCTTATCGGGTCATTTTCTGTGTTGTTATTATTACCGATAGagacgatattatcgatattgggAATATCGTCATCAATCGAACGTAACATACTTGTTGCGAAAACAACTTGCGCCTCGCCGGACTCTGTATGAGTAGTCGCAGCAGGTGATTGTTGTATCCTTTCGACTTGTGGGGATCTATTCATTTCGGGTGCAATTGCTAGAGGTGTTAATGAGTAGATATTTAGCACATTGCTATTGCCTCCTTTAGCATATAAATTACGACGCAAGATCATGTGTAAATCTTCAATATTCGTAAATTTCATACAGCATGAAAGGCCCCGTGACGGTGCTTTATATCCTTTCGGACCTCTTGCGTGGGAATCAAACAACCAATAGCAGGGACTTTCCGACTGGTTGCTGCATGATACAGCGACTGATATAAAATTCGCGGTAAGAATTCCGTATGTATACTGTtggaaaaacataattaaaccgttctttaaatttgggaatcctTCATCACCGTTATCAATGTCAATATGACCATTTACAGCCATTTCATAGCCAATGTCAATACCGACTCTGATATTATTAAACGATAAGTGTGGCAATAATTCTGTTACAGCTAAGTAGTCTACATTGACTTCTCCGGGGTCAGGGTTATTTCGCGCTTCAATGCAATCACGGTAATATTTATCTCCTACTAAAAGTACATAATCAACATCACTAGTACACCACGTACTAGGATCGAGCAAATTAAACGCAACACAAGCAACTGCAGCTATGCCTGTGCATTGCTTACCGCGAGATTCGATGCTGAAGCGATCGCTAGCTTGATGGCACGTGCCTCGTAAAATAGCTACATTATGGCCTACATGCACAAATTTACTGCTTGATTCAGTAATTCTTTGTGCaacttcaatttcttttcttACAATAGGAAGCTCTTCAGTGACATGAGCTATTTCCGAaatgttattgataatattagaaAAACATGGTCGCACATCTTTGTACAAAGCATTATTTTGTAGCAGCCATTCTAAAGCTCTTCGAAGTTTACCGACGTCTATTTCAAATTGTCGCTgtcgttccaaattttctaggctttctacgacaatcattataccggTCTGGTTTAACCTAACTGGAAGTTGTTCGGCAACTTCGAATACATCACGGGCAAATAGGACTACCTGACCTTTGCACCAATTCTGACTGAAgcgattttgaattttcatgattttaagGAACGGGACTATTCTGCACAACATGTGTTTTTCGATTTCCGATAAATCTGATATCACCTGAGGTACTTGCATTACTTCCATTTTATTCCACAATGCCTGCGATGGAACTTTGTGCTTTTTAAGATGATGTAGGCAGCGAGAACATGTTGTTATCTTCTCTAATTCTATCAGATTTGCAGGAATTAGATGAGACAGAGGCTGCGTGTGCAAAGCGTAACGTTGCTGCGGATATAAAGTTTTGCAACACACCGCACACGGTACAtcagcaaaaatattaatagccgATTTAAAACTGTCTGCCTGAAGAAGAAGCTCTTTTCTTCGGTTTCTAGCATGTTCGCGCATATCATTTAAGCGTGTATTTCTTGATTCGGTACATTCTGTTAGTACCACTTCCCGCGTACGATTTCTTGCGAGCATTAGACGTTGTGAACGTTGTTTCGTAGATTCGTTCTCTAATCGCCGgtggattaatccgatccgacgtgatcgttcctgggCCGATTCATTCTCTAATCGCCGgtggattaatccgatccgacgtgatcgttcctgggccgattcgtttgctaatcgccggcggattaatccgatccgacgtgatcgttcctcggccgATTCGTTCTCTAATCGCCGttggattaatccgatccgacgtgatcgttcctggcccgattcgtttgctaatcgccggcgTATTattccgatccgacgtgatcgttcctcggccgATTCGATCTCTAATCGCCGGTGGATTAATctgatccgacgtgatcgttcctggcccgattcgtttgctaatcgccggcggattaatccgatccgacgtgatcgttcctcggccgATTCGTTCTCTAATCGCCGgtggattaatccgatccgacgtgatcgttcctggcccgattcgtttgctaatcgccggcgcattaatccgatccgacgtgatcgttcctcggccgattcgtttgctaatcgccggcgcattaatccgatccgacgtgatcgttcctcggccgattcgtttgctaatcgccggcggattaatccgatccgacgtgatcgttcctcggccgattcgtttgctaatcgccggcgcattaatccgatccgacgtgatcgttccacGGCCGATTCGTTCTTTAAACGGTTAGAAATTCTACTTAGCCGCCTTTTTTTTTCACCTGTTGTTTCGCGTGACACTTTCGAACGTGCGTATTTCCGCATTGCGGATAATCTCGAACGGCGTTCATTAATAGTTTCTTGACGCCGTGCCTGTGCATTTATTTCACGATTCCTTGACAGACGTAATTGTTTAACTTCGTGCGATTCTTTCGCTCGATTCTTTTTCCTTCGGGATGCATCTTTTGTCGGTCTGCCCATAGTTGTATATATGAGACTTCTAAAAAAGTGATTACTTCAAACCACAATTGGCTCACTtgtttttgattcgctcaaagcagaataggaccctttttttgattcgctcaaagcagaataggactctttttttgattcgctcaaagcagaataggactctttttttgattcgctcaaagcagaatacgaccctttttttgattcgctcaaagcagaattggaccctttttttgattcgctcaaagcagaataggaccctttttttgattcgctcaaagcagaataggactctttttttgattcgctcaaagcagaatacgaccctttttttgattcgctcaaagcagaattggaccctttttttgattcgctcaaagcagaataggaccctttttttgattcgctcaaagcagaataggactctttttttgattcgctcaaagcagaatacgaccctttttttgattcgctcaaagcagaattggaccctttttttgattcgctcaaagcagaataggaccctttttttgattcgctcaaagcagaataggactctttttttgattcgctcaaagcagaatacgaccctttttttgattcgctcaaagcagaataggactctttttttgattcgctcaaagcagaattggacccttttttttgattcgctcaaagcagaatcaatttttatatcttactctagtttcttaaaataaaaaaaaaaaaataaaaaatagaaaaaaaggaaaagctgTACTTCGAATACCTATTACGCAGTCTTCAATTTTGCCTGTATCGCGCTGAGCTCAAGAAAGCGTGGCACGATACTCGATACAACTGACTGCTGTTTGCCTTTCCTAAACGTTGGAAGAGATgctgaacgtagaaagagacagccatacaaaagacaaagagggatagagtttcgagcgttcggcaaatatgaaagactcgtgcgtgttctgtcttttaaatttaaaaattaaaattctttatttttggtttttcgtcaatgaaacttttaccattgtatttgtctcgtttttctgattaaaatgactcCAAACACGAtacgattacgatcgtaattacttatgtaacaagccataaaagtttgggatgtaacatttacggtagaggtgcgaattccttctaaaggcttgctatacaagtaattatgattttaattataccgtgtttggtaccattttaatcagaaaaacgagacgaatacgataatcaaagcttcattgatgaaactccaaaaataaagaattttgatttttgaatttaaaaggcagaagacgcacgagtgtttcatgtttgccgaacgcgtcaatcttctgcttctctttcttttccattcgccgtcctcttttacgttaaaaactttaatcactcgttacacacacaattgttaacgtaattatatcatgtttggtgtcattttaatcaggaaatctagacaaatacaacggtaatagtttcatgaaaatagtaagaaataagaaagttacaatcttttcctttgcttgcattagtatgtgtctcaccgatattcgattctcgtcgtttcggcgaccgatcgtgttttaattcttgactgatttcgtggggaatccccccagtagtggggatacaattttaacatttacagagAGAATACTgcattgcattggtattgtttcGCCAACATATACCGATTTGTTTATGCTGTGTCTTCTTTTTCACGCGCTGTCCTTCTTTACGTTCGAAGCGGGCGGCAAACTTGAAACAATGTAGGAGCTGATGAAGAGTGGACGGCTTGTCCCAAAGCGTATTGCACTGTTGTTGTGTATTCTATATTTACAATCTAAATGACCTTGCAATGAAACATATGAACAAAGCATGGAATCCTGGAATTTGCCCCACCAATTCTCTTCCTTTGGAAGTCACATACCGCAGATGTTTTATTCAGTTTCAGTTCAACCACCATACTGTTGACAGGTAAGtactatttttcatttttaaataaaaataggggATGAGTGCTTTTCGGAACTTTATTCACAAATGCAaatagattattttttaaataatacaattttttttgcagAAATATGGCTGCGAATGAAAATACTcgtaagtataattaaaatttcaatagaaaattaatataatgcatGATTCAGCGATTTACttgccagcgtttttctcgtaaatgactggtaatagaaaaaaatgaaagaggacaaagtgatagtgttttttataaacaacataatgaagtatgtatttttttcgtgtttatactattttttaagatagtTTTTCACTCTTTCAGAACAAGCTCTTATGAATGCACTGCAGCAACTGCAGCTGCAGCAGCAGCAGCTGCAGCAACAGATGCAGCATATGGGCGAGGAAATGCGGGCTCAACAATCgctgcagcagcagcagcagcagcagcagcagcagcaacagcaacagcaacagcaacaacaacaagcgCTGCAAGAGCAGCAGCATCAGCAACAGGAGGAAGGTGCTAAGCCGTCGCGGGGTAAGCATCACAGATTCTATCACACAAATGACTAACACTACAACTACCGAAGGggtcaaaattaattgtttaaagtgtcttatttttaaattataaaacttgtaaaattgtgtCTTCTTCGAATATACGTTGATCCTAGTTTTGAGATAAAGAACTACGGTATGTGCAACGGTATGTTTATATTTcatcttttgttttattatcTTATTTCCGATTTAAAAGTCATGTACATTGAAcgctggtagttctagtgttaaccaATCCGTGTCgtacataataaagaattattttccaaaaatgtaacagttcaaattttacattgcaGTGAGAGGAACAGCCGCAGGCACGAGACGGAAGCCGTATCGCGGCAGACGGCGCGGCAGAAGGCGAGGCGGAGGAGGGTGGGGGGGAGTCGGCCGCGGGGTGATAGACGGCCCCAACtgtttatatcaattttttaataaataaataaaaagcatatcgaatatccatgttgtcttttacttaattatgttcatggcattttcgcggacaaaaaaaaagcctaGAAGAATTGCCTCAAAGTATCCTAtataattctccccattccactaaaaagcgtgaaataaaataattttaagaaaaaaaatacaccgacttcgaaatgcactaaaaagtataaaataatttctatttcattcaatcatacaattacgtcacagatatgaatgaaacctatttacgcgttaggtagtgtattaaatacatttcaaccttttcggaggcggcgcaaaattaaaagattttcttgaacatgacAACCTTTGGActgccgaacataggcaaagcttgtacagctatttcttttctatatatataactcgacagcacgccgcgaaataggtgttagtgcgtatacaAACTatgtgtgggaattggtgatctTGAAATTAACATTTATCTTTCTTTGAACTAAACTATTTTAATTCattgtaaaaatacataaaaccaTTTTTCCATTATTCCCACGCTCTCACTCCACtctcattttttattacttcccCTTTCTTCTGTTTCAGTCCTACCAATCTTCTCACGCATCCCAAACTCCTCACTCATACCAACCTACTCACTCCTACCAACTTACTCACTCATACCAACTCACGCACTTATTAAAAAACCAACTTCacactatggtctatctagattcatagagtatgcgacggaaagactcgatcgccgcatactctataaagatagagccgatctgccgcaaatttggtaattcccgcgtcgtgggctccgtttataggttcttagatccatggcttccacacgcgaaagaagtcgattcaatttcatttatatcagaaacgttacgaaatgaagatgcagtcgttacatttacgtatagtcccagatatatctataatgaatcatattctttctcaggatttattaatttccaatacgccataccacaatcaactgattattggcaacaacgtttactgaggtatttttaattttgcgccgcctccgaaaaggttgaaatgtatttaatacactacctaacgcgtaaataggtttcattcatatctgtgacgtaattgtatgattgaatgaaatagaaattattttatactttttagtgcatttcgaagtcggtgtattttttttcttaaaattatttttctctgcgTGTAATTTCACCTGTTGCGCATCCACCGGTTCGATTTGTAAAGGTAACGAGCCGTCTCGAATAATCTGCCTCCATTATCGCCGGCTACCGACGCTCTATTCTCTTTCAAACTGCTTTCAATTTCCCGCGTTTCGAATTTCTCGTAAAATTTCACGAGTTTCTAAAACGACCTTCGGTTTAGAAATCCGCAGGAATCTGGGGACAATTAGAAAGGGATGCAACATCTTGCAGACGGTCGATTAGTCAGCGAACAGGTGCGGCGGGACCGGAAGCGTCGCTTTATCGACAAAACCGGACGAGATGCTGTCGTCGATTTCCTTGTGCCAAGTCGACCGTGACTTCGAAACACTAACTTTCCGTGTGTTGACATCCTGTCGCTGATTTATCATTCCGACAGACCTCATTTGTTAACCAGACTtggatttcttattttaaattggaaaatctaTCGAGAAATTTTTGTGAACATGTCAAGATGAGTTATACATTCATCcctgatttattaattttctacctcagtttcattttaaaaataaatcagcCATCACCCGTAAATCAAGTATTAAATAGGTAAagagatttttgcatttttttatagaaatgcAACTTGAAATTACATCAATCTGCAACTTGAACCTACCTGTATAATTTAATCTAACAAAAGGAGTTCAAGAACCTACCCGTATAATTTTTCATCTAAAGAATGAACTTCAAGAACCTACCTGTCTAATTTAATCTAAAAACTGAAgttcaagaataaataaaaattgcaaatgtttCTGAAAAAAATCTGCGATAACACATACTGATACGAAAAGAACCCGTAAAATTCCGAAAATGAGCCCATGGAGGAAGTGTGTGCACACCTCGGGCGTTGTTTGTCAAATAAAACGATCACGATAAGCACCGAGCAGAGTTTTCGAAGGGAGAGTGATCGGCGCGGTAAAAGTATTGGTCGAAGCGCTAGGCGATCAACACGTAAGCGAGGGACATAACTAACGCGGGGACGCGGCACGA
This region includes:
- the LOC143265350 gene encoding uncharacterized protein LOC143265350, producing the protein MGRPTKDASRRKKNRAKESHEVKQLRLSRNREINAQARRQETINERRSRLSAMRKYARSKVSRETTGEKKRRLSRISNRLKNESAVERSRRIGLMRRRLANESAEERSRRIGLIRRRLANESAEERSRRIGLMRRRLANESAEERSRRIGLMRRRLANESGQERSRRIGLIHRRLENESAEERSRRIGLIRRRLANESGQERSRRIRLIHRRLEIESAEERSRRIGIIRRRLANESGQERSRRIGLIQRRLENESAEERSRRIGLIRRRLANESAQERSRRIGLIHRRLENESAQERSRRIGLIHRRLENESTKQRSQRLMLARNRTREVVLTECTESRNTRLNDMREHARNRRKELLLQADSFKSAINIFADVPCAVCCKTLYPQQRYALHTQPLSHLIPANLIELEKITTCSRCLHHLKKHKVPSQALWNKMEVMQVPQVISDLSEIEKHMLCRIVPFLKIMKIQNRFSQNWCKGQVVLFARDVFEVAEQLPVRLNQTGIMIVVESLENLERQRQFEIDVGKLRRALEWLLQNNALYKDVRPCFSNIINNISEIAHVTEELPIVRKEIEVAQRITESSSKFVHVGHNVAILRGTCHQASDRFSIESRGKQCTGIAAVACVAFNLLDPSTWCTSDVDYVLLVGDKYYRDCIEARNNPDPGEVNVDYLAVTELLPHLSFNNIRVGIDIGYEMAVNGHIDIDNGDEGFPNLKNGLIMFFQQYTYGILTANFISVAVSCSNQSESPCYWLFDSHARGPKGYKAPSRGLSCCMKFTNIEDLHMILRRNLYAKGGNSNVLNIYSLTPLAIAPEMNRSPQVERIQQSPAATTHTESGEAQVVFATSMLRSIDDDIPNIDNIVSIGNNNNTENDPIRLANIHRKTAPPLNLERERRMEELCWFFLFPDGKNGFGEHRDISITPLDYFQARILSNDKRFQRTDYLFFALSVVEYYRAKASVSVSCRMRQGEHTPQRLVDNMHLTMRNIRGSVSYWKRCCSELIAMVRSLGPPTWFATFSCNDLNWPDMLKALLLSDGRPITEFENLTFADRLKLVQKYPVVIARQFTVRVNALMQYLKNSHCLGGVVIDFWYRIEFQNRGSPHLHMLIWCENVPDFLTNEGRNVIEKVVSCSLEAENQDMSDIVQRVQIHKHSDTCYKDRNNRCCRFGFPRPISETTMCLGPDDTLANNGRFCVLKRTVNEVMVNNYNPTLLKLWEANMDIQPCGNVTAVAYYIAKYASKCEPQDTGDVIKEAVSRAKRRGGTVWNQLFSVSMAILSQRMVSAAECAYRLCHLPLKMSSRKAVFINSCRPEQRYRILRFEGYETSFFNNIFDRYAKRPDSLENLSLAEFAVRYETVSSGMWTEEDGDAELRNDDEETSRSRFIKLKDNTRMRIRNKAAVLRHRYYTLNSDREGYFYNLIVCHIPFRDESTLMSENESSEQCFLRRRHELKPMLGNATVEQFTHAEQIIEAALAQAVALNVVREGETNNEQLREPVSIHADETVYCDQVDLYEDQQQETLAMPEDVFLNSIRSLNVQQKSLLKSVSSVIEKDIKKNDDEDTEQMLLFITGGAGSGKSFILKLLVEHIKRCYNPTVDMMIKPLFIEVASLTGVAARQIFGKTLHSLFSLPIEKGTAMTYRRLTGQRLEQERRKWRYIRWLIIDEISMVSYENLRIIHLRLQEFKMNDKLFGGVNVLLFGDIMQLPPVKGHWCFIQPHWCSAEINLWHQFSFCELTINMRQRDDVEFIDLLNNLRFGEVTTFQLQILCERRRVPLTGEFEDGEAVRIFPTIKLVDEYNTKMTDKLAQSHRMYIIDAVDESREAATYGKRPPENVIPTNVNNCGGLLHTITLAEGSRIMLRRNISISDGLINGAMGIVKKFIWPALRRDQLEEGELPDSVLIKFDDESVGNRFKDIDGYIPISPVSATFQATKGYGDVERRMLPLILSWAVTVHKLQGTTLNKAVIDLGKRNFAKGQIYVALSRVKSLDGLVLSDLAPNKILVKPHDERALAEMERLRRLLLQTNTANQLPATDT
- the LOC143265352 gene encoding uncharacterized protein LOC143265352, with the protein product MKHMNKAWNPGICPTNSLPLEVTYRRCFIQFQFNHHTVDRNMAANENTQQALMNALQQLQLQQQQLQQQMQHMGEEMRAQQSLQQQQQQQQQQQQQQQQQQQQALQEQQHQQQEEGAKPSRVRGTAAGTRRKPYRGRRRGRRRGGGGWGGVGRGVIDGPNCLYQFFNK